A DNA window from Ficedula albicollis isolate OC2 chromosome 1, FicAlb1.5, whole genome shotgun sequence contains the following coding sequences:
- the PDE2A gene encoding cGMP-dependent 3',5'-cyclic phosphodiesterase isoform X1 produces MGQGCGHSILCRSQPYQAAASDIRGFLRAGDAAPGPEALQDALLSLGAALDATTLRDALRHALLTLLPAVEHVYIYLLDGDARLLCDDPPHELPPNGKLRDAVQKQKRLECAGLLPAELPGRHLGPLAAPLAPGTQVLIIPLVDKNSGAVVCVILVHCGQLSDSDEQNLRALERHALVAFRRLQALQKLQPWPQVSLSTSSSQTSLAKPEKAPGSSYSDLDCKILQLCGELYDLDAASLQLKVINYLKQETQSLCCCLLLVSEDNHQLFCQVVGDRVLDEEISFSLTFGRLGQVVEDKKPITLKDISEEEHKQLSSMLGCEVTSMLCVPVISRATSQVVALACAFNKLSGESYTDTDEHKIQHCFCYTSTVLTSTLAFQKEQKLKCECQALLQVAKNLFTHLDDVSVLLQEIITEARNLSNAEICSVFLLDRLSHELVAKVFDGGVVDDESYEIRIPADQGIAGHVATTGKILNIKDAYSHPLFYRGVDDSTGFRTRNILCFPIKNESQEVIGVAELVNKINGPWFSKFDEDLATAFSIYCGISIAHSLLYKKVNEAQYRSHLANEMMMYHMKVSDDEYTKLLSEGIQPVSTIDPNFASFTYTPRSLPEDDTSMAILSMLQDMNFINTYKMDRQTLTRFCLMVKKGYRDPPYHNWMHAFSVSHFCYLLYKNLELVNYLEDIEIFALFISCMCHDLDHRGTNNSFQVASKSVLAALYSSEGSVMERHHFAQAIAILNSQGCNIFDHFSRKDYQRMLDLMRDIILATDLAHHLRIFKDLQKMAEVGYDPKNKQHRSLLLCLLMTSCDLSDQTKGWKTTRKIAELIYKEFFSQGDLEKAMGNSPLEMMDREKAYIPELQISFMEHIAMPIYKLLQDLFPKAAELYERVASNREQWTKVSHKFTIRGLPSNNSLDFLDEEYDPQAPDPQLNGCLEPEAGQLPEAGAE; encoded by the exons GAACATGTCTATATCTACCTGCTGGATGGGGATGCACGGCTGCTCTGCGATGACCCCCCCCACGAGCTGCCACCCAACGGGAAGCTCAG ggatgctgtgcagaAGCAGAAGCGGCTGGAATGTgcggggctgctccctgccGAGCTCCCTGGCCGGCACCTGGGACCCCTGGCAGCCCCCCTGGCCCCTGGCACAcaag TGCTCATCATCCCGCTGGTGGACAAGAACAGCGGGGCCGTGGTCTGTGTCATCCTG GTGCACTGTGGCCAGCTGAGTGACTCAGATGAGCAGAACCTGCGGGCGCTGGAGAGACAC GCCCTGGTGGCGTTCCGGCGCCTGCAAgccctgcagaagctgcagccctggccccagGTCAGCCTCTCCACCAGCTCTTCCCAGACCTCGCTGGCCAAGCCCGAGAAGGCGCCTGGCAGCAGCTACAGTGACCTGGACTGCAagatcctgcagctctgtg GTGAGCTGTATGACCTGGATGCCGCCTCACTGCAGCTCAAGGTCATCAACTAT CTGAAGCAGGAGACCCagtctctgtgctgctgcctcctgctcgTCTCTGAGGACAACCACCAGCTCTTCTGCCAG GTGGTGGGGGACCGTGTCCTGGATGAGGAAATCAGCTTTTCA CTCACTTTTGGGCGCCTGGGGCAGGTGGTGGAGGACAAGAAGCCCATCACCTTGAAGGACATCAGTGAG gaggagcacaagcagctgagcagcatgCTGGGCTGCGAGGTCACCTCcatgctctgtgtccctgtcatCAGCCGGGCCACCTCCCAGGTGGTGGCACTGGCCTGCGCCTTCAACAAACTGAGCGGGGAGAG CTACACAGACACGGATGAGCACAAGATCCAGCACTGCTTCTGCTACACCTCCACGGTGCTCACGAGCACCCTGGCCTTCCAGAAGGAGCAGAAGCTCAAGTGTGAGTGCCAG gccctgctgcaggtggccAAGAACCTCTTCACCCACTTGG aTGAtgtctctgtcctgctgcaggagatcATTACGGAGGCCCGGAACCTCAGCAATGCTGAGAT ATGCTCTGTGTTCCTGCTGGACCGGCTCAGCCATGAGCTGGTGGCCAAGGTGTTCGATGGTGGAGTGGTGGACGACGAG AGCTATGAGATCCGCATCCCAGCAGACCAGGGCATTGCTGGCCACGTGGCCACCACTGGCAAGATCCTGAACATCAAGGATGCCTACTCACACCCTCTCTTCTACCGTGGGGTGGACGACAGCACCGGCTTCCGCACCCGCAACATCCTCTGCTTCCCCATCAAGAATGAGAgccagg aggTCATCGGTGTGGCAGAGCTGGTCAACAAGATCAATGGCCCTTGGTTCAGCAAGTTCGACGAGGACCTGGCCACGGCCTTCTCCATCTACTGCGGGATCAGCATCGCCCAT TCCCTGCTGTACAAGAAGGTGAATGAGGCGCAGTACCGAAGCCACCTGGCCAATGAGATGATGATGTACCACATGAAG GTGTCTGATGATGAGTACACCAAACTGCTGAGCGAGGGCATCCAGCCTGTGTCCACCATTGACCCCAACTTCGCCAGCTTCACCTACACGCCACGCTCACTGCCTGAGGACGACACCTCCATG GCCATCCTGAGCATGCTGCAGGACATGAATTTCATCAACACCTACAAGATGGACCGTCAGACGCTTACCAG GTTCTGCCTGATGGTGAAGAAGGGGTACCGGGACCCTCCCTACCATAACTGGATGCACGCATTCTCCGTCTCCCACTTCTGCTACCTGCTCTACAAGAACCTGGAGCTCGTTAACTACCTGGA agaCATCGAGATCTTTGCCCTCTTCATCTCCTGCATGTGCCATGACCTGGACCACAGAGGCACAAATAACTCCTTCCAGGTGGCCTCG AAATCGGTCCTGGCCGCGCTCTACAGCTCAGAGGGCTCTGTCATGGAG AGGCATCACTTTGCCCAAGCCATTGCTATCCTCAATAGCCAAGGCTGCAACATCTTTGACCACTTCTCCCGAAAG GACTACCAGCGCATGCTGGACTTGATGCGGGACATCATCCTGGCCACTGACCTGGCCCACCACCTCCGCATCTTCAAGGATCTCCAGAAAATGGCAGAAG TGGGATATGACCCCAAGAACAAGCAGCACCgcagcctgctgctctgcctgctcatgACCTCCTGCGACCTCTCTGACCAGACCAAGGGCTGGAAGACCACCAGGAAGATTGCA GAGCTGATCTACAAGGAGTTCTTCTCCCAGGGTGACCTG gagaaaGCCATGGGGAACAGCCCGCTGGAGATGATGGACCGGGAGAAAGCCTacatccctgagctgcagatCAGCTTCATGGAGCACATTGCCATGCCCATCTACAa aTTGCTGCAGGATCTCTTCCCCAAGGCAGCGGAGCTCTACGAGCGGGTGGCCAGCAACCGGGAGCAGTGGACCAAGGTGTCCCACAAGTTCACCATCCGGGGGCTGCCCAGTAACAACTCTCTGGACTTCCTGGATGAGGAATATGACCCCCAGGCCCCTGACCCCCAGCTCAACGGCTGCCTGGAACCTGAGGCGGGGCAGCTCCCCGAGGCTGGGGCCGAGTGA
- the PDE2A gene encoding cGMP-dependent 3',5'-cyclic phosphodiesterase isoform X2 — protein sequence MGQGCGHSILCRSQPYQAAASDIRGFLRAGDAAPGPEALQDALLSLGAALDATTLRDALRHALLTLLPAVEHVYIYLLDGDARLLCDDPPHELPPNGKLRDAVQKQKRLECAGLLPAELPGRHLGPLAAPLAPGTQVLIIPLVDKNSGAVVCVILVHCGQLSDSDEQNLRALERHALVAFRRLQALQKLQPWPQVSLSTSSSQTSLAKPEKAPGSSYSDLDCKILQLCGELYDLDAASLQLKVINYLKQETQSLCCCLLLVSEDNHQLFCQVVGDRVLDEEISFSLTFGRLGQVVEDKKPITLKDISEEEHKQLSSMLGCEVTSMLCVPVISRATSQVVALACAFNKLSGESYTDTDEHKIQHCFCYTSTVLTSTLAFQKEQKLKCECQALLQVAKNLFTHLDDVSVLLQEIITEARNLSNAEICSVFLLDRLSHELVAKVFDGGVVDDESYEIRIPADQGIAGHVATTGKILNIKDAYSHPLFYRGVDDSTGFRTRNILCFPIKNESQEVIGVAELVNKINGPWFSKFDEDLATAFSIYCGISIAHSLLYKKVNEAQYRSHLANEMMMYHMKVSDDEYTKLLSEGIQPVSTIDPNFASFTYTPRSLPEDDTSMAILSMLQDMNFINTYKMDRQTLTRFCLMVKKGYRDPPYHNWMHAFSVSHFCYLLYKNLELVNYLEDIEIFALFISCMCHDLDHRGTNNSFQVASKSVLAALYSSEGSVMERHHFAQAIAILNSQGCNIFDHFSRKDYQRMLDLMRDIILATDLAHHLRIFKDLQKMAEVGYDPKNKQHRSLLLCLLMTSCDLSDQTKGWKTTRKIAELIYKEFFSQGDLEKAMGNSPLEMMDREKAYIPELQISFMEHIAMPIYKLLQDLFPKAAELYERVASNREQWTKVSHKFTIRGLPSNNSLDFLDEEYDPQAPDPQLNGCLEPEAGQLPEAGAE from the exons GAACATGTCTATATCTACCTGCTGGATGGGGATGCACGGCTGCTCTGCGATGACCCCCCCCACGAGCTGCCACCCAACGGGAAGCTCAG ggatgctgtgcagaAGCAGAAGCGGCTGGAATGTgcggggctgctccctgccGAGCTCCCTGGCCGGCACCTGGGACCCCTGGCAGCCCCCCTGGCCCCTGGCACAcaag TGCTCATCATCCCGCTGGTGGACAAGAACAGCGGGGCCGTGGTCTGTGTCATCCTG GTGCACTGTGGCCAGCTGAGTGACTCAGATGAGCAGAACCTGCGGGCGCTGGAGAGACAC GCCCTGGTGGCGTTCCGGCGCCTGCAAgccctgcagaagctgcagccctggccccagGTCAGCCTCTCCACCAGCTCTTCCCAGACCTCGCTGGCCAAGCCCGAGAAGGCGCCTGGCAGCAGCTACAGTGACCTGGACTGCAagatcctgcagctctgtg GTGAGCTGTATGACCTGGATGCCGCCTCACTGCAGCTCAAGGTCATCAACTAC CTGAAGCAGGAGACCCagtctctgtgctgctgcctcctgctcgTCTCTGAGGACAACCACCAGCTCTTCTGCCAG GTGGTGGGGGACCGTGTCCTGGATGAGGAAATCAGCTTTTCA CTCACTTTTGGGCGCCTGGGGCAGGTGGTGGAGGACAAGAAGCCCATCACCTTGAAGGACATCAGTGAG gaggagcacaagcagctgagcagcatgCTGGGCTGCGAGGTCACCTCcatgctctgtgtccctgtcatCAGCCGGGCCACCTCCCAGGTGGTGGCACTGGCCTGCGCCTTCAACAAACTGAGCGGGGAGAG CTACACAGACACGGATGAGCACAAGATCCAGCACTGCTTCTGCTACACCTCCACGGTGCTCACGAGCACCCTGGCCTTCCAGAAGGAGCAGAAGCTCAAGTGTGAGTGCCAG gccctgctgcaggtggccAAGAACCTCTTCACCCACTTGG aTGAtgtctctgtcctgctgcaggagatcATTACGGAGGCCCGGAACCTCAGCAATGCTGAGAT ATGCTCTGTGTTCCTGCTGGACCGGCTCAGCCATGAGCTGGTGGCCAAGGTGTTCGATGGTGGAGTGGTGGACGACGAG AGCTATGAGATCCGCATCCCAGCAGACCAGGGCATTGCTGGCCACGTGGCCACCACTGGCAAGATCCTGAACATCAAGGATGCCTACTCACACCCTCTCTTCTACCGTGGGGTGGACGACAGCACCGGCTTCCGCACCCGCAACATCCTCTGCTTCCCCATCAAGAATGAGAgccagg aggTCATCGGTGTGGCAGAGCTGGTCAACAAGATCAATGGCCCTTGGTTCAGCAAGTTCGACGAGGACCTGGCCACGGCCTTCTCCATCTACTGCGGGATCAGCATCGCCCAT TCCCTGCTGTACAAGAAGGTGAATGAGGCGCAGTACCGAAGCCACCTGGCCAATGAGATGATGATGTACCACATGAAG GTGTCTGATGATGAGTACACCAAACTGCTGAGCGAGGGCATCCAGCCTGTGTCCACCATTGACCCCAACTTCGCCAGCTTCACCTACACGCCACGCTCACTGCCTGAGGACGACACCTCCATG GCCATCCTGAGCATGCTGCAGGACATGAATTTCATCAACACCTACAAGATGGACCGTCAGACGCTTACCAG GTTCTGCCTGATGGTGAAGAAGGGGTACCGGGACCCTCCCTACCATAACTGGATGCACGCATTCTCCGTCTCCCACTTCTGCTACCTGCTCTACAAGAACCTGGAGCTCGTTAACTACCTGGA agaCATCGAGATCTTTGCCCTCTTCATCTCCTGCATGTGCCATGACCTGGACCACAGAGGCACAAATAACTCCTTCCAGGTGGCCTCG AAATCGGTCCTGGCCGCGCTCTACAGCTCAGAGGGCTCTGTCATGGAG AGGCATCACTTTGCCCAAGCCATTGCTATCCTCAATAGCCAAGGCTGCAACATCTTTGACCACTTCTCCCGAAAG GACTACCAGCGCATGCTGGACTTGATGCGGGACATCATCCTGGCCACTGACCTGGCCCACCACCTCCGCATCTTCAAGGATCTCCAGAAAATGGCAGAAG TGGGATATGACCCCAAGAACAAGCAGCACCgcagcctgctgctctgcctgctcatgACCTCCTGCGACCTCTCTGACCAGACCAAGGGCTGGAAGACCACCAGGAAGATTGCA GAGCTGATCTACAAGGAGTTCTTCTCCCAGGGTGACCTG gagaaaGCCATGGGGAACAGCCCGCTGGAGATGATGGACCGGGAGAAAGCCTacatccctgagctgcagatCAGCTTCATGGAGCACATTGCCATGCCCATCTACAa aTTGCTGCAGGATCTCTTCCCCAAGGCAGCGGAGCTCTACGAGCGGGTGGCCAGCAACCGGGAGCAGTGGACCAAGGTGTCCCACAAGTTCACCATCCGGGGGCTGCCCAGTAACAACTCTCTGGACTTCCTGGATGAGGAATATGACCCCCAGGCCCCTGACCCCCAGCTCAACGGCTGCCTGGAACCTGAGGCGGGGCAGCTCCCCGAGGCTGGGGCCGAGTGA
- the ARRB1 gene encoding beta-arrestin-1 isoform X2: MGLCQWMLVGPLGTLPEGKSWAAPWGGGQEQTGGVQEWRVPPASALISPLLFCRVFKKASPNGKLTVYLGKRDFVDHIDVVDPVDGVVLVDPEYLKERKVFVTLTCAFRYGREDLDVLGLTFRKDLFVANSQAFPPVPEDKKPLTRLQERLIKKLGEHAYPFTFEIPPNLPCSVTLQPGPEDTGKACGVDYEVKAFCAENLEEKIHKRNSVRLVIRKVQYAPERPGPQPMAETTRQFLMSDKPLHLEASLDKEIYYHGEPISVNVHVTNNTNKTVKKIKISVRQYADICLFNTAQYKCPVAVEDADDMVAPSSTFCKVYTLTPFLANNREKRGLALDGKLKHEDTNLASSTLLRDGANKEILGIIVSYKVKVKLVVSRGGDVAVELPFTLMHPKPREEPVHRDIPENEAPIDTNLIELDTNDDDIVFEDFARQRLKGMKDDKEDEEERTNSPQLNDSGSLRIA, from the exons ATGGGACTGTGCCAGTGGATGCTAGTGGGTCCCCTAGGGACCCTTCCTGAAGGGAAGAGCTGGGCAGCTCCATGGGGAGGAGGCCAGGAGCAGACTGGGGGGGTTCAGGAGTGGAGGGTACCCCCTGCTTCAGCACTCATCTCCCCTTTGCTGTTTTGCAGGGTGTTTAAGAAAGCCAGTCCTAACGGGAAG CTCACTGTCTACCTTGGGAAGAGGGATTTCGTGGACCACATCGACGTGGTGGACCCCGTGG ATGGAGTAGTACTGGTGGATCCTGAATAcctgaaggagagaaaag TCTTTGTGACACTGACCTGCGCCTTCCGCTATGGCCGTGAGGACCTGGATGTCCTGGGGCTGACGTTCCGCAAGGACCTGTTCGTGGCCAACTCCCAGGCTTTCCCCCCGGTCCCCGAGGACAAAAAGCCTCTGACACGGCTGCAGGAGAGGCTCATCAAGAAGCTGGGCGAGCACGCCTACCCCTTCACCTTCGAG ATCCCCCCCAACTTGCCTTGCTCCGTCACACTGCAGCCAGGCCCAGAGGACACGGGGAAG GCCTGTGGGGTGGACTATGAGGTCAAAGCTTTCTGTGCCGAGAACCTGGAGGAGAAGATCCACAAGAG GAACTCTGTGCGCTTGGTGATCCGTAAGGTCCAGTATGCACCAGAGAGACCCGGcccccagcccatggcagagacCACCCGGCAGTTCCTCATGTCAGACAAGCCGCTGCACCTTGAGGCATCCCTGGACAAGGAG ATCTACTACCACGGGGAGCCCATCAGTGTCAACGTGCATGTCACCAACAACACCAACAAGACCGTGAAGAAAATCAAGATCTCAG TGCGCCAGTATGCCGACATCTGCCTCTTCAACACTGCCCAGTACAAGTGCCCAGTGGCTGTGGAGGATGCTGA TGACATGGTGGCCCCGAGCTCGACGTTCTGCAAAGTCTACACCCTGACCCCCTTCCTTGCCAACAACCGGGAGAAGCGGGGGCTGGCGCTGGACGGGAAGCTCAAGCACGAGGACACCAACCTGGCCTCCAGCACGCT GTTAAGAGATGGAGCCAACAAGGAGATCCTGGGCATCATTGTCTCCTACAAGGTGAAGGTGAAGCTGGTGGTGTCACGAGGAGG TGACGTTGCAGTGGAGCTGCCCTTCACGCTGATGCATCCCAAACCCAGGGAGGAACCAGTACACCGGGACA TTCCAGAAAATGAAGCGCCCATAGATACAAATCTGATAGAGCTCGATACAAA CGATGATGACATTGTGTTTGAAGACTTCGCCCGCCAGCGACTGAAAGGCATGAAGGATGAcaaggaagatgaggaggagaGGACAAATTCCCCGCAGCTCAATGACAG TGGGAGCCTACGAATCGCCTGA
- the ARRB1 gene encoding beta-arrestin-1 isoform X1: MGLCQWMLVGPLGTLPEGKSWAAPWGGGQEQTGGVQEWRVPPASALISPLLFCRVFKKASPNGKLTVYLGKRDFVDHIDVVDPVDGVVLVDPEYLKERKVFVTLTCAFRYGREDLDVLGLTFRKDLFVANSQAFPPVPEDKKPLTRLQERLIKKLGEHAYPFTFEIPPNLPCSVTLQPGPEDTGKACGVDYEVKAFCAENLEEKIHKRNSVRLVIRKVQYAPERPGPQPMAETTRQFLMSDKPLHLEASLDKEIYYHGEPISVNVHVTNNTNKTVKKIKISVRQYADICLFNTAQYKCPVAVEDADDMVAPSSTFCKVYTLTPFLANNREKRGLALDGKLKHEDTNLASSTLLRDGANKEILGIIVSYKVKVKLVVSRGGLLGDLASSDVAVELPFTLMHPKPREEPVHRDIPENEAPIDTNLIELDTNDDDIVFEDFARQRLKGMKDDKEDEEERTNSPQLNDSGSLRIA; this comes from the exons ATGGGACTGTGCCAGTGGATGCTAGTGGGTCCCCTAGGGACCCTTCCTGAAGGGAAGAGCTGGGCAGCTCCATGGGGAGGAGGCCAGGAGCAGACTGGGGGGGTTCAGGAGTGGAGGGTACCCCCTGCTTCAGCACTCATCTCCCCTTTGCTGTTTTGCAGGGTGTTTAAGAAAGCCAGTCCTAACGGGAAG CTCACTGTCTACCTTGGGAAGAGGGATTTCGTGGACCACATCGACGTGGTGGACCCCGTGG ATGGAGTAGTACTGGTGGATCCTGAATAcctgaaggagagaaaag TCTTTGTGACACTGACCTGCGCCTTCCGCTATGGCCGTGAGGACCTGGATGTCCTGGGGCTGACGTTCCGCAAGGACCTGTTCGTGGCCAACTCCCAGGCTTTCCCCCCGGTCCCCGAGGACAAAAAGCCTCTGACACGGCTGCAGGAGAGGCTCATCAAGAAGCTGGGCGAGCACGCCTACCCCTTCACCTTCGAG ATCCCCCCCAACTTGCCTTGCTCCGTCACACTGCAGCCAGGCCCAGAGGACACGGGGAAG GCCTGTGGGGTGGACTATGAGGTCAAAGCTTTCTGTGCCGAGAACCTGGAGGAGAAGATCCACAAGAG GAACTCTGTGCGCTTGGTGATCCGTAAGGTCCAGTATGCACCAGAGAGACCCGGcccccagcccatggcagagacCACCCGGCAGTTCCTCATGTCAGACAAGCCGCTGCACCTTGAGGCATCCCTGGACAAGGAG ATCTACTACCACGGGGAGCCCATCAGTGTCAACGTGCATGTCACCAACAACACCAACAAGACCGTGAAGAAAATCAAGATCTCAG TGCGCCAGTATGCCGACATCTGCCTCTTCAACACTGCCCAGTACAAGTGCCCAGTGGCTGTGGAGGATGCTGA TGACATGGTGGCCCCGAGCTCGACGTTCTGCAAAGTCTACACCCTGACCCCCTTCCTTGCCAACAACCGGGAGAAGCGGGGGCTGGCGCTGGACGGGAAGCTCAAGCACGAGGACACCAACCTGGCCTCCAGCACGCT GTTAAGAGATGGAGCCAACAAGGAGATCCTGGGCATCATTGTCTCCTACAAGGTGAAGGTGAAGCTGGTGGTGTCACGAGGAGG CCTGCTGGGAGACCTCGCCTCCAG TGACGTTGCAGTGGAGCTGCCCTTCACGCTGATGCATCCCAAACCCAGGGAGGAACCAGTACACCGGGACA TTCCAGAAAATGAAGCGCCCATAGATACAAATCTGATAGAGCTCGATACAAA CGATGATGACATTGTGTTTGAAGACTTCGCCCGCCAGCGACTGAAAGGCATGAAGGATGAcaaggaagatgaggaggagaGGACAAATTCCCCGCAGCTCAATGACAG TGGGAGCCTACGAATCGCCTGA